From a region of the Zingiber officinale cultivar Zhangliang chromosome 10B, Zo_v1.1, whole genome shotgun sequence genome:
- the LOC122029295 gene encoding uncharacterized protein K02A2.6-like translates to MYLIGDAKLWWRTRMVDDANAGRQKIDMWDRLKKEMKDQFLPGNTSWIARDGLKRLKWSGSMRDYVKEFSSLMLDIQNMFEEDQLYNFLYGLQTWAQVELHRQNVKDLPCAIVAADALVDLRTSKENLNTSSSSKSNFIRKDKKGDWKKEVKKDAKKKDSGNNHGKGKTKHSTARGKDNLKNHGCFLCNDPHFAKDCPKREKLNALLLEDMMRAHSLRLHIFVMMNGKSANAMVDIGATHTFVSAKLVQDYGMSICECPRYIKSVNAKAQVVVGMTYNVPLTVGTWVGKANMMVIRKTKMVPMPHLDRVMGESTYLATLIDAKPAQNIELLVGVQDILSKFKDVMPSELPKCLPPRRNIDHKIELIPGVVPPVTLLYRMFLLELAELRKQLNKLLKVGYVRPSKAPFGAPVSFQKKKDGGLRMYVDYRALNKVTVKNKYPVPLVQDLLDRLSKASWFSKLDLRSGFWQVRIVEGDEAKTTCVTRYDSYEFMVMPFGLTNAPTTLCNLMNEVLYDFLDNFVVVYWDDIIIYSKSLEEHLEHLGMVLDRLRKHQLFVKKEKCEFASQEVMFLGHMVINCHVRMDPKKVLAIVEWQHPSTIPELRSFLGMANYYHKFIVGYSKKVAPLTDLLKKNVRWEWSDACKDTVGKSC, encoded by the exons ATGTACCTTATTGGTGATGCAAAACTCTGGTGGCGGACTCGCATGGTAGATGATGCAAATGCGGGTCGACAGAAGATTGATATGTGGGATCGGTTGAAGAAGGAAATGAAGGACCAATTCCTTCCAGGCAACACTTCCTGGATTGCGCGTGATGGCTTGAAACGTCTCAAATGGAGCGGTTCTATGCGAGACTATGTCAAAGAATTTAGTTCTTTGATGCTGGACATTCAGAATATGTTCGAGGAGGACCAGTTGTATAACTTCTTGTATGGTTTGCAGACTTGGGCGCAGGTTGAACTTCATAGGCAAAACGTGAAGGATTTACCTTGTGCAATTGTTGCTGCTGATGCCTTGGTGGACCTTCGCACGAGCAAAGAAAATCTGAACACTTCTTCATCTTCTAAGTCCAATTTTATCCGCAAGGATAAGAAAGGAGATTGGAAGAAGGAAGTCAAGAAGGATGCCAAAAAGAAGGATTCAGGGAACAACCATGGCAAAGGAAAAACGAAACATTCGACTGCCCGAGGGAAAGACAACTTGAAGAATCATGGTTGTTTCTTATGCAATGACCCTCATTTTGCCAAGGATTGTCCGAAACGCGAGAAGCTAAATGCCCTCCTATTGG AAGACATGATGCGGGCTCATTCTCTACGCCTGCATATTTTTGTGATGATGAATGGGAAAAGTGCAAATGCTATGGTAGATATAGGGGCTACTCATACCTTTGTATCTGCCAAATTGGTGCAAGACTATGGGATGTCAATATGCGAATGCCCAAGATACATCAAGTCAGTGAATGCCAAGGCGCAAGTAGTTGTGGGTATGACTTACAATGTACCTTTGACTGTTGGAACTTGGGTGGGAAAAGCAAATATGATGGTAATTCGGAAGACGAAGATGGTGCCTATGCCTCACTTGGATAGAGTGATG GGCGAATCAACTTATTTGGCTACCTTGATCGATGCAAAACCAGCCCAGAATATTGAATTACTAGTTGGTGTTCAAGACATTCTGTCAAAATTTAAAGATGTGATGCCTTCGGAGTTGCCGAAATGCTTACCACCAAGGAGGAATATCGACCACAAAATCGAATTAATCCCTGGTGTTGTCCCTCCTGTAACTTTGCTATACCGCATGTTTCTCTTGGAACTTGCGGAATTACGTAAGCAATTGAATAAATTGTTGAAGGTAGGATATGTGCGACCATCAAAGGCTCCTTTTGGTGCACCGGTGTCGTTCCAAAAGAAAAAAGATGGTGGCTTGAGAATGTATGTGGACTACAGGGCTCTGAACAAAGTGACGGTGAAAAATAAGTACCCTGTTCCACTGGTGCAAGATTTGCTGGACAGGCTGAGCAAGGCATCATGGTTTTCAAAACTCGACTTGCGATCGGGTTTTTGGCAAGTCAGAATTGTAGAAGGAGACGAGGCCAAGACAACATGCGTAACTCGTTATGACTCTTATGAGTTtatggtcatgccctttggcttGACAAATGCCCCTACCACCTTGTGCAATTTGATGAACGAGGTGTTGTACGACTTCCTTGACAACTTTGTTGTAGTTTACTGGGATGATATTATTATCTACAGCAAGTCATTAGAAGAGCACTTGGAGCACTTGGGGATGGTGCTCGATCGGCTAAGGAAGCATCAACTCTTTGTAAAGAAAGAGAAGTGCGAATTTGCTAGCCAAGAAGTCATGTTCTTAGGACACATGGTCATCAATTGCCATGTGCGGATGGATCCAAAGAAGGTGCTCGCCATTGTTGAGTGGCAACATCCTTCAACTATCCCAGAACTACGTTCATTCTTGGGCATGGCAAACTACTACCACAAATTTATCGTTGGATACTCAAAGAAGGTTGCCCCATTGACAGACCTATTAAAGAAGAACGTGCGGTGGGAATGGTCAGATGCATGCAAGGATACGGTGGGAAAGagttgttga